The following are encoded in a window of Primulina eburnea isolate SZY01 chromosome 4, ASM2296580v1, whole genome shotgun sequence genomic DNA:
- the LOC140829245 gene encoding formamidopyrimidine-DNA glycosylase isoform X3 yields the protein MPELPEVEAARRAIEENCLGKRIKNSTVADDPKVIDGVSPSDFEASIVGKRIVAAHRKGKNMWLQLDSPPFPSFQFGMTGAVYVKGVAVTKYKRSAVKDTDEWPSKYSKFFVELDDGLEFSFTDKRRFAKVRLLDDPVSVPPISELGPDALLEPMAVDEFCNSLSKKKIGIKALLLDQSFISGIGNWMADEILYQARIHPQQSASSMSKENCSTLVKCINEVTNSAVGFDADSLCFPVEWLFHFRWGKKPGNVNGKKIEFITAGGRTTAYVPELQKLCGDQALKEAGKPSKGIDRGNPDDDVEKLGNEDEATNSKVVKCTKISGAKNISKKWSSKAENSDDKYSMETSRANKHPKKESSASVDDSVNDKDGDAKSFKKISKAKKPSNKKLSPKVEGLDNYENDSDTVDRSKKTRGAKNPRILRKTNEDNENETENQRKQTRGKNSAKRNREEINDYEDKVNEEMNGKQMK from the exons ATGCCGGAACTACCGGAGGTTGAGGCGGCGCGTCGGGCCATTGAAGAGAACTGCTTGGGGAAAAGGATCAAGAACTCGACTGTGGCCGATGATCCTAAAGTCATCGACGGCGTGTCTCCGTCGGACTTCGAGGCCTCGATCGTCGGGAAAAGAATTGTCGCTGCTCATCGCAAGGGCAAAAACATGTGGCTCCAGCTCGATTCCCCTCCTTTCCCCTCGTTCCAATTCG GAATGACTGGAGCTGTGTACGTAAAGGGCGTTGCTGTTACGAAATACAAGCG GTCAGCGGTGAAGGATACAGATGAGTGGCCTTCTAAGTATTCCAAGTTCTTTGTGGAG CTAGATGATGGTTTGGAGTTCTCTTTCACTGACAAAAGGAGGTTCGCCAAAGTTCGCTTGCTTGACGAT CCTGTTTCTGTTCCCCCGATCTCTGAGCTTGGTCCTGATGCATTACTGGAGCCCATGGCAGTAGATGAGTTCTGTAACTCGCTGAGCAAGAAGAAGATTGGGATAAAGGCTCTTTTACTTGACCAG AGTTTCATCTCAGGTATTGGCAATTGGATGGCTGATGAAATATTATATCAA GCAAGAATCCATCCGCAGCAAAGTGCCTCCAGCATGTCCAAAGAAAACTGCTCTACATTGGTCAAGTGCATTAATGAG GTTACAAACTCTGCTGTTGGATTTGATGCTGATAGCCTCTGTTTCCCTGTCGAGTGGTTGTTTCATTTCCGATGGGGTAAAAAGCCTGGAAATGTTAATG gAAAGAAAATTGAATTCATCACTGCTGGTGGCAGG ACAACTGCGTACGTGCCAGAGCTGCAAAAGTTGTGTGGCGATCAGGCACTGAAAGAAGCCGGTAAACCATCTAAAGGCATTGATCGTGGAAATCCTGATGATGATGTTGAAAAGTTAGGAAATGAGGACGAGGCTACAAATTCGAAAGTTGTGAAATGTACGAAGATTAGTGGAGCCAAGAACATCTCGAAAAAGTGGAGCTCAAAGGCTGAAAACTCTGATGACAAGTACTCGATGGAAACTAGTAGAGCTAATAAACACCCAAAGAAAGAGTCGAGCGCAAGTGTTGATGACTCGGTCAATGATAAAGATGGTGATGCTAAATCTTTCAAGAAAATAAGTAAAGCCAAGAAACCCTCAAATAAAAAGTTGAGTCCAAAAGTTGAGGGCTTAGATAATTACGAAAACGACAGTGACACCGTTGATAGATCTAAGAAAACAAGAGGGGCTAAGAACCCTAGGATCCTGAGAAAAACCAACGAAGACAATGAAAATGAGACAGAAAATCAAAGGAAGCAAACTAGGGGAAAGAACTCTGCGAAGAGAAATCGAGAAGAAATCAATGACTATGAAGATAAAGTTAATGAAGAGATGAACGGAAAACAGATGAAGTGA
- the LOC140829245 gene encoding formamidopyrimidine-DNA glycosylase isoform X5, with protein MPELPEVEAARRAIEENCLGKRIKNSTVADDPKVIDGVSPSDFEASIVGKRIVAAHRKGKNMWLQLDSPPFPSFQFGMTGAVYVKGVAVTKYKRSAVKDTDEWPSKYSKFFVELDDGLEFSFTDKRRFAKVRLLDDPVSVPPISELGPDALLEPMAVDEFCNSLSKKKIGIKALLLDQSFISGIGNWMADEILYQARIHPQQSASSMSKENCSTLVKCINEVTNSAVGFDADSLCFPVEWLFHFRWGKKPGNVIKNSVEVGADSSQFPSNWIFHSREKKPGKAFVDGKKIEFITAGGRTTAYVPELQKLCGDQALKEAGKPSKGIDRGNPDDDVEKLGNEDEATNSKVVKCTKISGAKNISKKWSSKAENSDDKYSMETSRANKHPKKESSASVDDSVNDKDGDAKSFKKISKAKKPSNKKLSPKVEGLDNYENDSDTVDRSKKTRGAKNPRILRKTNEDNENETENQRKQTRGKNSAKRNREEINDYEDKVNEEMNGKQMK; from the exons ATGCCGGAACTACCGGAGGTTGAGGCGGCGCGTCGGGCCATTGAAGAGAACTGCTTGGGGAAAAGGATCAAGAACTCGACTGTGGCCGATGATCCTAAAGTCATCGACGGCGTGTCTCCGTCGGACTTCGAGGCCTCGATCGTCGGGAAAAGAATTGTCGCTGCTCATCGCAAGGGCAAAAACATGTGGCTCCAGCTCGATTCCCCTCCTTTCCCCTCGTTCCAATTCG GAATGACTGGAGCTGTGTACGTAAAGGGCGTTGCTGTTACGAAATACAAGCG GTCAGCGGTGAAGGATACAGATGAGTGGCCTTCTAAGTATTCCAAGTTCTTTGTGGAG CTAGATGATGGTTTGGAGTTCTCTTTCACTGACAAAAGGAGGTTCGCCAAAGTTCGCTTGCTTGACGAT CCTGTTTCTGTTCCCCCGATCTCTGAGCTTGGTCCTGATGCATTACTGGAGCCCATGGCAGTAGATGAGTTCTGTAACTCGCTGAGCAAGAAGAAGATTGGGATAAAGGCTCTTTTACTTGACCAG AGTTTCATCTCAGGTATTGGCAATTGGATGGCTGATGAAATATTATATCAA GCAAGAATCCATCCGCAGCAAAGTGCCTCCAGCATGTCCAAAGAAAACTGCTCTACATTGGTCAAGTGCATTAATGAG GTTACAAACTCTGCTGTTGGATTTGATGCTGATAGCCTCTGTTTCCCTGTCGAGTGGTTGTTTCATTTCCGATGGGGTAAAAAGCCTGGAAAT GTGATTAAAAACTCTGTTGAGGTTGGGGCAGACAGTAGTCAGTTCCCTAGTAATTGGATTTTCCATTCCCGGGAAAAGAAACCTGGCAAGGCTTTTGTTGATG gAAAGAAAATTGAATTCATCACTGCTGGTGGCAGG ACAACTGCGTACGTGCCAGAGCTGCAAAAGTTGTGTGGCGATCAGGCACTGAAAGAAGCCGGTAAACCATCTAAAGGCATTGATCGTGGAAATCCTGATGATGATGTTGAAAAGTTAGGAAATGAGGACGAGGCTACAAATTCGAAAGTTGTGAAATGTACGAAGATTAGTGGAGCCAAGAACATCTCGAAAAAGTGGAGCTCAAAGGCTGAAAACTCTGATGACAAGTACTCGATGGAAACTAGTAGAGCTAATAAACACCCAAAGAAAGAGTCGAGCGCAAGTGTTGATGACTCGGTCAATGATAAAGATGGTGATGCTAAATCTTTCAAGAAAATAAGTAAAGCCAAGAAACCCTCAAATAAAAAGTTGAGTCCAAAAGTTGAGGGCTTAGATAATTACGAAAACGACAGTGACACCGTTGATAGATCTAAGAAAACAAGAGGGGCTAAGAACCCTAGGATCCTGAGAAAAACCAACGAAGACAATGAAAATGAGACAGAAAATCAAAGGAAGCAAACTAGGGGAAAGAACTCTGCGAAGAGAAATCGAGAAGAAATCAATGACTATGAAGATAAAGTTAATGAAGAGATGAACGGAAAACAGATGAAGTGA
- the LOC140829245 gene encoding formamidopyrimidine-DNA glycosylase isoform X2 — MPELPEVEAARRAIEENCLGKRIKNSTVADDPKVIDGVSPSDFEASIVGKRIVAAHRKGKNMWLQLDSPPFPSFQFGMTGAVYVKGVAVTKYKRSAVKDTDEWPSKYSKFFVELDDGLEFSFTDKRRFAKVRLLDDPVSVPPISELGPDALLEPMAVDEFCNSLSKKKIGIKALLLDQSFISGIGNWMADEILYQARIHPQQSASSMSKENCSTLVKCINEVIKNSVEVGADSSQFPSNWIFHSREKKPGKAFVDGKKIEFITAGGRTTAYVPELQKLCGDQALKEAGKPSKGIDRGNPDDDVEKLGNEDEATNSKVVKCTKISGAKNISKKWSSKAENSDDKYSMETSRANKHPKKESSASVDDSVNDKDGDAKSFKKISKAKKPSNKKLSPKVEGLDNYENDSDTVDRSKKTRGAKNPRILRKTNEDNENETENQRKQTRGKNSAKRNREEINDYEDKVNEEMNGKQMK; from the exons ATGCCGGAACTACCGGAGGTTGAGGCGGCGCGTCGGGCCATTGAAGAGAACTGCTTGGGGAAAAGGATCAAGAACTCGACTGTGGCCGATGATCCTAAAGTCATCGACGGCGTGTCTCCGTCGGACTTCGAGGCCTCGATCGTCGGGAAAAGAATTGTCGCTGCTCATCGCAAGGGCAAAAACATGTGGCTCCAGCTCGATTCCCCTCCTTTCCCCTCGTTCCAATTCG GAATGACTGGAGCTGTGTACGTAAAGGGCGTTGCTGTTACGAAATACAAGCG GTCAGCGGTGAAGGATACAGATGAGTGGCCTTCTAAGTATTCCAAGTTCTTTGTGGAG CTAGATGATGGTTTGGAGTTCTCTTTCACTGACAAAAGGAGGTTCGCCAAAGTTCGCTTGCTTGACGAT CCTGTTTCTGTTCCCCCGATCTCTGAGCTTGGTCCTGATGCATTACTGGAGCCCATGGCAGTAGATGAGTTCTGTAACTCGCTGAGCAAGAAGAAGATTGGGATAAAGGCTCTTTTACTTGACCAG AGTTTCATCTCAGGTATTGGCAATTGGATGGCTGATGAAATATTATATCAA GCAAGAATCCATCCGCAGCAAAGTGCCTCCAGCATGTCCAAAGAAAACTGCTCTACATTGGTCAAGTGCATTAATGAG GTGATTAAAAACTCTGTTGAGGTTGGGGCAGACAGTAGTCAGTTCCCTAGTAATTGGATTTTCCATTCCCGGGAAAAGAAACCTGGCAAGGCTTTTGTTGATG gAAAGAAAATTGAATTCATCACTGCTGGTGGCAGG ACAACTGCGTACGTGCCAGAGCTGCAAAAGTTGTGTGGCGATCAGGCACTGAAAGAAGCCGGTAAACCATCTAAAGGCATTGATCGTGGAAATCCTGATGATGATGTTGAAAAGTTAGGAAATGAGGACGAGGCTACAAATTCGAAAGTTGTGAAATGTACGAAGATTAGTGGAGCCAAGAACATCTCGAAAAAGTGGAGCTCAAAGGCTGAAAACTCTGATGACAAGTACTCGATGGAAACTAGTAGAGCTAATAAACACCCAAAGAAAGAGTCGAGCGCAAGTGTTGATGACTCGGTCAATGATAAAGATGGTGATGCTAAATCTTTCAAGAAAATAAGTAAAGCCAAGAAACCCTCAAATAAAAAGTTGAGTCCAAAAGTTGAGGGCTTAGATAATTACGAAAACGACAGTGACACCGTTGATAGATCTAAGAAAACAAGAGGGGCTAAGAACCCTAGGATCCTGAGAAAAACCAACGAAGACAATGAAAATGAGACAGAAAATCAAAGGAAGCAAACTAGGGGAAAGAACTCTGCGAAGAGAAATCGAGAAGAAATCAATGACTATGAAGATAAAGTTAATGAAGAGATGAACGGAAAACAGATGAAGTGA
- the LOC140829245 gene encoding formamidopyrimidine-DNA glycosylase isoform X4, whose amino-acid sequence MPELPEVEAARRAIEENCLGKRIKNSTVADDPKVIDGVSPSDFEASIVGKRIVAAHRKGKNMWLQLDSPPFPSFQFGMTGAVYVKGVAVTKYKRSAVKDTDEWPSKYSKFFVELDDGLEFSFTDKRRFAKVRLLDDPVSVPPISELGPDALLEPMAVDEFCNSLSKKKIGIKALLLDQSFISGIGNWMADEILYQARIHPQQSASSMSKENCSTLVKCINEVTNSAVGFDADSLCFPVEWLFHFRWGD is encoded by the exons ATGCCGGAACTACCGGAGGTTGAGGCGGCGCGTCGGGCCATTGAAGAGAACTGCTTGGGGAAAAGGATCAAGAACTCGACTGTGGCCGATGATCCTAAAGTCATCGACGGCGTGTCTCCGTCGGACTTCGAGGCCTCGATCGTCGGGAAAAGAATTGTCGCTGCTCATCGCAAGGGCAAAAACATGTGGCTCCAGCTCGATTCCCCTCCTTTCCCCTCGTTCCAATTCG GAATGACTGGAGCTGTGTACGTAAAGGGCGTTGCTGTTACGAAATACAAGCG GTCAGCGGTGAAGGATACAGATGAGTGGCCTTCTAAGTATTCCAAGTTCTTTGTGGAG CTAGATGATGGTTTGGAGTTCTCTTTCACTGACAAAAGGAGGTTCGCCAAAGTTCGCTTGCTTGACGAT CCTGTTTCTGTTCCCCCGATCTCTGAGCTTGGTCCTGATGCATTACTGGAGCCCATGGCAGTAGATGAGTTCTGTAACTCGCTGAGCAAGAAGAAGATTGGGATAAAGGCTCTTTTACTTGACCAG AGTTTCATCTCAGGTATTGGCAATTGGATGGCTGATGAAATATTATATCAA GCAAGAATCCATCCGCAGCAAAGTGCCTCCAGCATGTCCAAAGAAAACTGCTCTACATTGGTCAAGTGCATTAATGAG GTTACAAACTCTGCTGTTGGATTTGATGCTGATAGCCTCTGTTTCCCTGTCGAGTGGTTGTTTCATTTCCGATGGG GTGATTAA
- the LOC140829245 gene encoding formamidopyrimidine-DNA glycosylase isoform X1, translating to MPELPEVEAARRAIEENCLGKRIKNSTVADDPKVIDGVSPSDFEASIVGKRIVAAHRKGKNMWLQLDSPPFPSFQFGMTGAVYVKGVAVTKYKRSAVKDTDEWPSKYSKFFVELDDGLEFSFTDKRRFAKVRLLDDVMYSCLQHFVFIHGTWFTKKLLLWKSLQPVSVPPISELGPDALLEPMAVDEFCNSLSKKKIGIKALLLDQSFISGIGNWMADEILYQARIHPQQSASSMSKENCSTLVKCINEVIKNSVEVGADSSQFPSNWIFHSREKKPGKAFVDGKKIEFITAGGRTTAYVPELQKLCGDQALKEAGKPSKGIDRGNPDDDVEKLGNEDEATNSKVVKCTKISGAKNISKKWSSKAENSDDKYSMETSRANKHPKKESSASVDDSVNDKDGDAKSFKKISKAKKPSNKKLSPKVEGLDNYENDSDTVDRSKKTRGAKNPRILRKTNEDNENETENQRKQTRGKNSAKRNREEINDYEDKVNEEMNGKQMK from the exons ATGCCGGAACTACCGGAGGTTGAGGCGGCGCGTCGGGCCATTGAAGAGAACTGCTTGGGGAAAAGGATCAAGAACTCGACTGTGGCCGATGATCCTAAAGTCATCGACGGCGTGTCTCCGTCGGACTTCGAGGCCTCGATCGTCGGGAAAAGAATTGTCGCTGCTCATCGCAAGGGCAAAAACATGTGGCTCCAGCTCGATTCCCCTCCTTTCCCCTCGTTCCAATTCG GAATGACTGGAGCTGTGTACGTAAAGGGCGTTGCTGTTACGAAATACAAGCG GTCAGCGGTGAAGGATACAGATGAGTGGCCTTCTAAGTATTCCAAGTTCTTTGTGGAG CTAGATGATGGTTTGGAGTTCTCTTTCACTGACAAAAGGAGGTTCGCCAAAGTTCGCTTGCTTGACGATGTAATGTATAGCTGCTTGCAGCATTTTGTTTTCATTCATGGAACTTGGTTTACTAAGAAACTATTGTTATGGAAATCCTTGCAGCCTGTTTCTGTTCCCCCGATCTCTGAGCTTGGTCCTGATGCATTACTGGAGCCCATGGCAGTAGATGAGTTCTGTAACTCGCTGAGCAAGAAGAAGATTGGGATAAAGGCTCTTTTACTTGACCAG AGTTTCATCTCAGGTATTGGCAATTGGATGGCTGATGAAATATTATATCAA GCAAGAATCCATCCGCAGCAAAGTGCCTCCAGCATGTCCAAAGAAAACTGCTCTACATTGGTCAAGTGCATTAATGAG GTGATTAAAAACTCTGTTGAGGTTGGGGCAGACAGTAGTCAGTTCCCTAGTAATTGGATTTTCCATTCCCGGGAAAAGAAACCTGGCAAGGCTTTTGTTGATG gAAAGAAAATTGAATTCATCACTGCTGGTGGCAGG ACAACTGCGTACGTGCCAGAGCTGCAAAAGTTGTGTGGCGATCAGGCACTGAAAGAAGCCGGTAAACCATCTAAAGGCATTGATCGTGGAAATCCTGATGATGATGTTGAAAAGTTAGGAAATGAGGACGAGGCTACAAATTCGAAAGTTGTGAAATGTACGAAGATTAGTGGAGCCAAGAACATCTCGAAAAAGTGGAGCTCAAAGGCTGAAAACTCTGATGACAAGTACTCGATGGAAACTAGTAGAGCTAATAAACACCCAAAGAAAGAGTCGAGCGCAAGTGTTGATGACTCGGTCAATGATAAAGATGGTGATGCTAAATCTTTCAAGAAAATAAGTAAAGCCAAGAAACCCTCAAATAAAAAGTTGAGTCCAAAAGTTGAGGGCTTAGATAATTACGAAAACGACAGTGACACCGTTGATAGATCTAAGAAAACAAGAGGGGCTAAGAACCCTAGGATCCTGAGAAAAACCAACGAAGACAATGAAAATGAGACAGAAAATCAAAGGAAGCAAACTAGGGGAAAGAACTCTGCGAAGAGAAATCGAGAAGAAATCAATGACTATGAAGATAAAGTTAATGAAGAGATGAACGGAAAACAGATGAAGTGA